One genomic window of Caenorhabditis elegans chromosome I includes the following:
- the cfh-1 gene encoding Sushi domain-containing protein (Confirmed by transcript evidence), which produces MKIIIFCFILATLTASVTFGRKCDADLKPEKLVVVGVWKRGFDNSTAQYRISDEDLSVRGYERTESDKGSSTVMLARHPEGCVINECGVRLSAMMQNNGAILHTDYRMIRMNDSTMNNIEDEFYCAEKNNFCGADVPIYRLVKHSLTGPHYAYTFNDVGQSLPGYEKEFFPLCFAWRQTPSVVLFNSTDDGVCLTLPEVQNGKILYSNDQLNVFSIGTSATLECHQGFAGNGPSSLVCTKNGWYPKREDLGSCVRLEQSNKSRLLVASDVTPTSSSCRVPSSTPNGNIVYSANVATSTSINSVPTATRATVLCSLGHVPTTSVTSSKCVDGEWEPSLPTCLSLLDIKCPILSAPRNGELVFTNSVKSPYSLNSVISLKCDRNYFGTGNLTSTCTSTGWDQKIGQCEPVGIRRLSESHRYRIRRQASTGAVCAAIANPANGNLLYMQSNPTVQYSSGTSAYLMCNLGYSLSGSVSTLCSNGVWSPSIGQCTNALALGQTTGNCEAIPTRINGTITYSSFGTYTSGTIATLACNLMNTVSGSSTSTCLSGVWNPTIGNCVSSGGTGGTGTTCPNPTVINGQITYNQGNTFDITRPSGTVATLTCNSGYTISGSSQSTCTNGAFSPTLGTCNFGSSTGGTGTTCPNPTVVNGQITYSQGNTFDATRPALTTATLTCNSGYTISGTSISACMNGVFTPTLGTCTFGSSGSAGTACMNPYVINGQITYSQGNTYDITRPAGTTATLTCSSGYTVSGTSVSTCTNGIFTPTLGTCTLGSSTGGTGIQCTAMIAPLGGSVIYSNGGTMGPFPSGTTVTGSCTNGGAITGASTATCSNGMWNPTFLGTCSLIGGSTTGQCSALTIPSGAQATYSPFSLSTTSFTSGTVATVTCTTGGSMLGTSTCTNGLWSPAIMGTCSGTGTGNTCSALTRPVGETVTYDGTTSFATTFNSGVIARVTCSNGTQIGQSTCLVGQWTPAITATCSGSSTAVGSQCIGVIVPTNAQVTYSDGSMVLHSAGTTATLTCLNSATLTGSSYSSCSNGVWTPTLGSCTSSGTGTGPCYTPPLTPVGATLTYSSGYFAPWTAGSTATMSCPAGQTVIGTSISYCTNSAWSPALGSCSGSSVGQASTTTTTCSFLPIAPPYGSIVTSQTAPFSAGTMVTLQCDNGYQIQGNNATSTCTNGVFSEITATCIKN; this is translated from the exons ATGAAGATCATAATATTCTGCTTTATATTGGCGACTCTGACCGCTTCAGTAacatttggaagaaaatgtgATGCTGAtttaaaaccagaaaaattag tgGTTGTCGGAGTATGGAAGCGTGGTTTTGACAACTCAACAGCACAATACCGTATCTCGGATGAAGATTTATCAGTACGAGGATATGAAAGAACAGAAAGTGATAAAGGAAGTTCAACTGTTATGTTAGCAAGACATCCAGAAGGATGTGTTATCAATGAATGTGGAGTACGTTTATCAGCTATGATGCAAAACAATGGAGCTATTCTTCACACTGATTATCGAATGATTCGAATGAATGATTCGACTATGAATAATATTGAAGATGAGTTTTATTGTGCAGAgaagaacaatttttgtggAGCAGATGTGCCAATTTATCGATTGGTTAAACATTCACTAACAGGACCAc ATTATGCATACACATTCAACGACGTTGGCCAATCTCTACCTGGATATGAAAAAGAGTTCTTCCCATTATGCTTTGCTTGGCGACAAACTCCTTCAGTTGTACTCTTCAATTCAACAGATGACGGTGTTTGCCTAACACTTCCAGAagttcaaaatggaaaaattttgtattcgAACGATCAATTAAACGTCTTTTCCATAGGAACATCTGCTACATTGGAGTGTCATCAAGGGTTCGCTGGAAATGGACCAAGCAGTTTAGTCTGCACTAAAAATGGGTGGTATCCCAAAAGAGAGGATCTTGGAAGTTGTGTAAGACTAG agcAATCCAATAAATCCCGCTTACTTGTCGCATCTGATGTTACCCCCACATCATCATCTTGTCGTGTTCCGTCATCAACCCCCAATGGAAATATTGTCTACTCTGCCAATGTGGCCACTTCAACCTCTATCAATTCTGTACCAACTGCAACACGAGCTACAGTACTTTGTTCATTGGGACACGTGCCAACAACATCAGTTACATCATCAAAATGTGTTGATGGAGAATGGGAACCATCTCTTCCCACGTGTCTATCTCTTTTAGACATCAAATGTCCTATTCTGTCAGCACCCAGAAATGGAGAA ctcGTCTTCACGAATTCTGTCAAATCTCCATATAGCTTGAACTCGGTCATATCTTTGAAATGCGatcgaaattattttggaaCAGGAAATCTTACTTCAACATGCACTTCCACCGGATGGGATCAAAAAATCGGACAATGCGAACCGGTAGGAATTCGAAGACTTTCAGAAAGT CACAGATACCGAATTCGACGCCAG GCATCAACCGGAGCCGTATGTGCTGCAATTGCAAATCCAGCAAATGGAAATCTTCTTTATATGCAATCAAATCCAACTGTTCAATATTCATCAGGAACCTCTGCTTATTTGATGTGTAATTTGGGATACAGTTTATCGGGATCTGTTTCCACGTTGTGCTCAAATGGTGTTTGGTCACCAAGTATTG GTCAATGCACTAATGCTCTTGCCCTTGGTCAAACAACCGGCAACTGTGAAGCGATTCCAACACGAATTAATGGAACAATCACGTATAGTTCAT tcgGAACCTACACTTCTGGGACTATTGCAACATTGGCGTGTAATCTGATGAATACAGTATCTGGATCATCAACAAGTACGTGTTTGAGTGGAGTATGGAATCCAACGATTGGAAATTGTGTGTCATCTGGAGGAACTGGAGGAACTGGAACAACATGTCCAAATCCAACGGTTATAAATGGACAAATCACGTATAATCAAGGAAATACATTTGAT atcACTCGTCCTTCGGGTACTGTCGCCACATTAACATGCAACAGTGGCTATACCATTAGTGGATCTTCTCAATCAACATGTACAAATGGAGCATTTTCACCAACTCTTGGAACTTGTAATTTCGGATCTTCAACCGGAGGAACTGGAACAACTTGCCCAAATCCAACAGTTGTGAATGGACAAATTACGTATAGTCAGGGAAATACTTTTGAT GCAACTCGACCAGCACTCACCACCGCCACTCTTACTTGTAACAGTGGATACACCATCAGTGGAACTTCTATTTCCGCATGTATGAACGGAGTTTTCACACCTACCCTCGGCACTTGCACCTTTGGATCCTCTGGCTCCGCAGGCACAGCTTGTATGAACCCATATGTTATCAATGGACAAATCACATATAGCCAAGGAAATACATATGAT ATCACTCGTCCTGCTGGTACCACAGCTACATTAACGTGTAGTAGTGGTTATACCGTCAGTGGAACATCAGTTTCAACTTGTACAAATGGAATTTTCACTCCAACACTTGGAACCTGCACTCTTGGATCCTCTACTGGAGGAACTGGTATTCAATGTACTGCGATGATTGCTCCACTCGGTGGCTCTGTGATCTACTCAAATGGAGGAACAATGGGGCCTTTCCCAAGTGGAACAACTGTCACAGGATCATGCACAAACGGTGGTGCAATCACAG GAGCATCAACTGCCACTTGCTCCAATGGAATGTGGAATCCAACATTCTTGGGTACATGTTCTCTAATCGGGGGTTCAACAACTGGCCAATGTAGTGCTTTAACGATTCCATCTGGTGCTCAAGCCACCTATTCTCCATTCAGTTTAAGCACAACTAGTTTCACGTCTGGAACTGTTGCGACAGTCACTTGCACAACTGGAGGATCAATGCTGGGAACGTCAACATGTACAAATGGATTGTGGAGTCCAGCTATCATGGGAACATGTTCTGGTACAG GAACCGGAAACACTTGTAGTGCCCTTACTCGTCCAGTTGGTGAAACAGTGACTTACGATGGTACGACTTCATTTGCAACAACTTTCAATTCTGGAGTTATTGCCCGTGTGACATGCTCAAATGGAACTCAAATTGGGCAGTCAACATGCCTTGTCGGCCAATGGACTCCTGCAATAACTGCAACTTGTTCTGGATCCAGCACTGCAGTCGGTTCCCAATGTATTGGTGTAATTGTTCCAACAAACGCTCAAGTGACATACAGCGACGGAAGTATGGTACTTCATTCAGCCGGAACTACTGCAACATTGACATGTTTAAACTCGGCGACACTGACTGGAAGTAGCTATTCAAGTTGCTCAAATGGCGTATGGACACCTACATTGGGAAGTTGTACATCTTCTGGAACTGGAACTGGGCCATGCTATACACCTCCATTAACGCCAGTTGGTGCAACATTGACTTATTCTTCCGGATACTTTGCACCATGGACTGCAg GAAGTACTGCTACAATGTCATGTCCTGCAGGTCAGACAGTTATAGGAACTTCTATATCCTATTGTACAAATTCTGCCTGGTCACCTGCATTGGGATCATGCTCTGGATCGTCTGTTGGTCAAG CTTCAACCACCACTACAACATGCTCATTCCTTCCAATTGCTCCACCATATGGAAGCATTGTTACCAGCCAAACGGCACCTTTTTCCGCCGGAACCATGGTCACACTTCAATGTGACAATGGTTATCAGATTCAGGGAAATAATGCCACGTCGACGTGCACCAATGgagttttctctgaaattacaGCCACgtgtattaaaaattga
- the cfh-1 gene encoding Sushi domain-containing protein (Confirmed by transcript evidence), translated as MKIIIFCFILATLTASVTFGRKCDADLKPEKLVVVGVWKRGFDNSTAQYRISDEDLSVRGYERTESDKGSSTVMLARHPEGCVINECGVRLSAMMQNNGAILHTDYRMIRMNDSTMNNIEDEFYCAEKNNFCGADVPIYRLVKHSLTGPHYAYTFNDVGQSLPGYEKEFFPLCFAWRQTPSVVLFNSTDDGVCLTLPEVQNGKILYSNDQLNVFSIGTSATLECHQGFAGNGPSSLVCTKNGWYPKREDLGSCVRLEQSNKSRLLVASDVTPTSSSCRVPSSTPNGNIVYSANVATSTSINSVPTATRATVLCSLGHVPTTSVTSSKCVDGEWEPSLPTCLSLLDIKCPILSAPRNGELVFTNSVKSPYSLNSVISLKCDRNYFGTGNLTSTCTSTGWDQKIGQCEPVGIRRLSESHRYRIRRQASTGAVCAAIANPANGNLLYMQSNPTVQYSSGTSAYLMCNLGYSLSGSVSTLCSNGVWSPSIGQCTNALALGQTTGNCEAIPTRINGTITYSSFGTYTSGTIATLACNLMNTVSGSSTSTCLSGVWNPTIGNCVSSGGTGGTGTTCPNPTVINGQITYNQGNTFDTTRPALTTATLTCNSGYTRNGNYISTCLGGVFTPTLGTCTFGTSGSTGTACINPIIMNGQITYSQGNTYDITRPSGTAATLTCNSGYTISGSSQSTCTNGAFSPTLGTCNFGSSTGGAGTTCPNPTVVNGQVTYNQGNTFDATRPALTIATLTCNSGYTISGTSTSTCINGVFTPTLGTCTFGTSGSTGTACINPIIMNGQITYSQGNTYDITRPSGTVATLTCNSGYTISGSSQSTCTNGAFSPTLGTCNFGSSTGGTGTTCPNPTVVNGQITYSQGNTFDATRPALTTATLTCNSGYTISGTSISACMNGVFTPTLGTCTFGSSGSAGTACMNPYVINGQITYSQGNTYDITRPAGTTATLTCSSGYTVSGTSVSTCTNGIFTPTLGTCTLGSSTGGTGIQCTAMIAPLGGSVIYSNGGTMGPFPSGTTVTGSCTNGGAITGASTATCSNGMWNPTFLGTCSLIGGSTTGQCSALTIPSGAQATYSPFSLSTTSFTSGTVATVTCTTGGSMLGTSTCTNGLWSPAIMGTCSGTGTGNTCSALTRPVGETVTYDGTTSFATTFNSGVIARVTCSNGTQIGQSTCLVGQWTPAITATCSGSSTAVGSQCIGVIVPTNAQVTYSDGSMVLHSAGTTATLTCLNSATLTGSSYSSCSNGVWTPTLGSCTSSGTGTGPCYTPPLTPVGATLTYSSGYFAPWTAGSTATMSCPAGQTVIGTSISYCTNSAWSPALGSCSGSSVGQASTTTTTCSFLPIAPPYGSIVTSQTAPFSAGTMVTLQCDNGYQIQGNNATSTCTNGVFSEITATCIKN; from the exons ATGAAGATCATAATATTCTGCTTTATATTGGCGACTCTGACCGCTTCAGTAacatttggaagaaaatgtgATGCTGAtttaaaaccagaaaaattag tgGTTGTCGGAGTATGGAAGCGTGGTTTTGACAACTCAACAGCACAATACCGTATCTCGGATGAAGATTTATCAGTACGAGGATATGAAAGAACAGAAAGTGATAAAGGAAGTTCAACTGTTATGTTAGCAAGACATCCAGAAGGATGTGTTATCAATGAATGTGGAGTACGTTTATCAGCTATGATGCAAAACAATGGAGCTATTCTTCACACTGATTATCGAATGATTCGAATGAATGATTCGACTATGAATAATATTGAAGATGAGTTTTATTGTGCAGAgaagaacaatttttgtggAGCAGATGTGCCAATTTATCGATTGGTTAAACATTCACTAACAGGACCAc ATTATGCATACACATTCAACGACGTTGGCCAATCTCTACCTGGATATGAAAAAGAGTTCTTCCCATTATGCTTTGCTTGGCGACAAACTCCTTCAGTTGTACTCTTCAATTCAACAGATGACGGTGTTTGCCTAACACTTCCAGAagttcaaaatggaaaaattttgtattcgAACGATCAATTAAACGTCTTTTCCATAGGAACATCTGCTACATTGGAGTGTCATCAAGGGTTCGCTGGAAATGGACCAAGCAGTTTAGTCTGCACTAAAAATGGGTGGTATCCCAAAAGAGAGGATCTTGGAAGTTGTGTAAGACTAG agcAATCCAATAAATCCCGCTTACTTGTCGCATCTGATGTTACCCCCACATCATCATCTTGTCGTGTTCCGTCATCAACCCCCAATGGAAATATTGTCTACTCTGCCAATGTGGCCACTTCAACCTCTATCAATTCTGTACCAACTGCAACACGAGCTACAGTACTTTGTTCATTGGGACACGTGCCAACAACATCAGTTACATCATCAAAATGTGTTGATGGAGAATGGGAACCATCTCTTCCCACGTGTCTATCTCTTTTAGACATCAAATGTCCTATTCTGTCAGCACCCAGAAATGGAGAA ctcGTCTTCACGAATTCTGTCAAATCTCCATATAGCTTGAACTCGGTCATATCTTTGAAATGCGatcgaaattattttggaaCAGGAAATCTTACTTCAACATGCACTTCCACCGGATGGGATCAAAAAATCGGACAATGCGAACCGGTAGGAATTCGAAGACTTTCAGAAAGT CACAGATACCGAATTCGACGCCAG GCATCAACCGGAGCCGTATGTGCTGCAATTGCAAATCCAGCAAATGGAAATCTTCTTTATATGCAATCAAATCCAACTGTTCAATATTCATCAGGAACCTCTGCTTATTTGATGTGTAATTTGGGATACAGTTTATCGGGATCTGTTTCCACGTTGTGCTCAAATGGTGTTTGGTCACCAAGTATTG GTCAATGCACTAATGCTCTTGCCCTTGGTCAAACAACCGGCAACTGTGAAGCGATTCCAACACGAATTAATGGAACAATCACGTATAGTTCAT tcgGAACCTACACTTCTGGGACTATTGCAACATTGGCGTGTAATCTGATGAATACAGTATCTGGATCATCAACAAGTACGTGTTTGAGTGGAGTATGGAATCCAACGATTGGAAATTGTGTGTCATCTGGAGGAACTGGAGGAACTGGAACAACATGTCCAAATCCAACGGTTATAAATGGACAAATCACGTATAATCAAGGAAATACATTTGAT ACAACTCGTCCTGCACTCACCACAGCCACTCTCACATGTAACAGTGGATATACCAGAAATGGAAATTACATTTCCACGTGTTTAGGAGGAGTTTTTACTCCCACACTTGGCACTTGCACCTTTGGAACCTCTGGCTCCACAGGCACAGCTTGTATAAATCCAATTATCATGAATGGACAAATCACTTATAGCCAAGGAAACACATATGAT atcaCTCGGCCTTCGGGTACTGCAGCCACATTAACATGTAACAGTGGCTATACCATTAGTGGATCTTCTCAATCAACATGTACAAATGGAGCATTTTCACCAACTCTTGGAACTTGTAATTTCGGATCTTCTACTGGAGGAGCTGGAACAACATGTCCAAATCCAACGGTTGTAAATGGACAAGTTACTTATAATCAGGGAAATACATTcgat GCAACTCGTCCAGCACTCACCATAGCCACTCTCACTTGTAACAGTGGATATACTATTAGTGGAACTTCTACATCCACGTGTATAAATGGAGTTTTCACTCCCACACTTGGCACTTGCACTTTTGGCACCTCAGGTTCTACTGGCACCGCTTGTATAAATCCAATTATCATGAATGGACAAATCACTTATAGCCAAGGAAACACATATGAT atcACTCGTCCTTCGGGTACTGTCGCCACATTAACATGCAACAGTGGCTATACCATTAGTGGATCTTCTCAATCAACATGTACAAATGGAGCATTTTCACCAACTCTTGGAACTTGTAATTTCGGATCTTCAACCGGAGGAACTGGAACAACTTGCCCAAATCCAACAGTTGTGAATGGACAAATTACGTATAGTCAGGGAAATACTTTTGAT GCAACTCGACCAGCACTCACCACCGCCACTCTTACTTGTAACAGTGGATACACCATCAGTGGAACTTCTATTTCCGCATGTATGAACGGAGTTTTCACACCTACCCTCGGCACTTGCACCTTTGGATCCTCTGGCTCCGCAGGCACAGCTTGTATGAACCCATATGTTATCAATGGACAAATCACATATAGCCAAGGAAATACATATGAT ATCACTCGTCCTGCTGGTACCACAGCTACATTAACGTGTAGTAGTGGTTATACCGTCAGTGGAACATCAGTTTCAACTTGTACAAATGGAATTTTCACTCCAACACTTGGAACCTGCACTCTTGGATCCTCTACTGGAGGAACTGGTATTCAATGTACTGCGATGATTGCTCCACTCGGTGGCTCTGTGATCTACTCAAATGGAGGAACAATGGGGCCTTTCCCAAGTGGAACAACTGTCACAGGATCATGCACAAACGGTGGTGCAATCACAG GAGCATCAACTGCCACTTGCTCCAATGGAATGTGGAATCCAACATTCTTGGGTACATGTTCTCTAATCGGGGGTTCAACAACTGGCCAATGTAGTGCTTTAACGATTCCATCTGGTGCTCAAGCCACCTATTCTCCATTCAGTTTAAGCACAACTAGTTTCACGTCTGGAACTGTTGCGACAGTCACTTGCACAACTGGAGGATCAATGCTGGGAACGTCAACATGTACAAATGGATTGTGGAGTCCAGCTATCATGGGAACATGTTCTGGTACAG GAACCGGAAACACTTGTAGTGCCCTTACTCGTCCAGTTGGTGAAACAGTGACTTACGATGGTACGACTTCATTTGCAACAACTTTCAATTCTGGAGTTATTGCCCGTGTGACATGCTCAAATGGAACTCAAATTGGGCAGTCAACATGCCTTGTCGGCCAATGGACTCCTGCAATAACTGCAACTTGTTCTGGATCCAGCACTGCAGTCGGTTCCCAATGTATTGGTGTAATTGTTCCAACAAACGCTCAAGTGACATACAGCGACGGAAGTATGGTACTTCATTCAGCCGGAACTACTGCAACATTGACATGTTTAAACTCGGCGACACTGACTGGAAGTAGCTATTCAAGTTGCTCAAATGGCGTATGGACACCTACATTGGGAAGTTGTACATCTTCTGGAACTGGAACTGGGCCATGCTATACACCTCCATTAACGCCAGTTGGTGCAACATTGACTTATTCTTCCGGATACTTTGCACCATGGACTGCAg GAAGTACTGCTACAATGTCATGTCCTGCAGGTCAGACAGTTATAGGAACTTCTATATCCTATTGTACAAATTCTGCCTGGTCACCTGCATTGGGATCATGCTCTGGATCGTCTGTTGGTCAAG CTTCAACCACCACTACAACATGCTCATTCCTTCCAATTGCTCCACCATATGGAAGCATTGTTACCAGCCAAACGGCACCTTTTTCCGCCGGAACCATGGTCACACTTCAATGTGACAATGGTTATCAGATTCAGGGAAATAATGCCACGTCGACGTGCACCAATGgagttttctctgaaattacaGCCACgtgtattaaaaattga